A region of uncultured Draconibacterium sp. DNA encodes the following proteins:
- a CDS encoding RloB family protein, which translates to MRNIGKKWNLRKRYAVLGDGITEQWYLQHLKEYKGYRYKVSPSLFADVGIEKEGGIIDGLLSEGYDQVTYLTDFDTIISQGKQKQFEKFMQKYGKKKNVLICETMPAIELWFLLHFTYTTREFPDCNQVEQ; encoded by the coding sequence ATGAGAAACATCGGAAAGAAATGGAATCTTCGAAAACGTTATGCAGTGCTTGGAGATGGTATAACAGAGCAATGGTACCTGCAACATTTAAAAGAATATAAAGGATATAGATATAAAGTTAGTCCTTCATTATTTGCCGATGTGGGTATCGAAAAAGAAGGAGGCATTATTGATGGTCTCTTGTCCGAAGGATACGACCAGGTTACTTATCTGACGGATTTTGATACCATTATTTCTCAGGGAAAACAGAAGCAGTTTGAGAAATTCATGCAAAAATATGGTAAGAAGAAGAATGTACTCATTTGCGAAACTATGCCTGCGATTGAACTGTGGTTCTTGCTGCATTTTACCTATACGACTCGTGAATTTCCGGATTGTAACCAGGTTGA